Proteins encoded together in one Calditrichota bacterium window:
- the nuoK gene encoding NADH-quinone oxidoreductase subunit NuoK — protein MQVELAHYLLLAAVLFGIGAMGVLTRKNLIIILMSVELMLNSVNLTFVSLARHAADQEGQVVVFFVLCVAAAEVAVGLAILISVWRKRGTMNIDALSALKG, from the coding sequence ATGCAAGTTGAACTTGCTCATTACCTGCTTCTGGCCGCGGTTCTCTTTGGCATCGGCGCGATGGGTGTTCTGACCCGCAAGAACCTCATCATTATTCTGATGTCCGTTGAGCTGATGCTCAACTCTGTCAACCTGACCTTCGTGTCGCTGGCTCGCCATGCCGCCGACCAAGAGGGGCAGGTTGTTGTGTTTTTCGTCTTATGTGTGGCCGCCGCCGAAGTCGCGGTCGGTCTCGCAATATTGATTTCCGTGTGGCGCAAACGCGGCACCATGAACATTGACGCGCTCAGCGCGCTAAAAGGCTGA
- a CDS encoding NADH-quinone oxidoreductase subunit J encodes METILFLVLAAGAILSALLVVTSPSPIGSALYLVGTMFCLAGLYVLLNAPFLAAIQIIVYAGAIIVLLLFVIMLLNLRRIDEALPKFWRFAGLVVAGLTLFALFIAIVRGSSVLPDMPAVGEQFGKVKELGKILFSKYLYAFEATSVLLLAAMIGAVALVRKEGGEGGKNAS; translated from the coding sequence CTGGAGACGATTCTTTTTCTTGTCTTAGCGGCCGGAGCAATCCTGTCCGCTTTGCTTGTCGTTACGTCACCGTCGCCCATCGGTTCCGCGTTGTACCTCGTGGGAACGATGTTCTGTTTGGCTGGCCTCTATGTCCTGCTGAACGCTCCGTTCCTTGCTGCCATCCAGATCATTGTCTATGCAGGAGCCATTATTGTGCTCCTGCTTTTTGTTATTATGCTTCTGAATCTGCGGCGCATCGACGAGGCGCTCCCCAAATTCTGGAGGTTTGCGGGCTTGGTGGTCGCAGGATTGACTCTCTTCGCCCTCTTTATTGCCATCGTGCGCGGCAGTTCGGTGCTTCCAGACATGCCCGCCGTCGGTGAACAGTTCGGCAAAGTCAAAGAACTCGGCAAAATCCTGTTTTCAAAATATCTTTATGCATTTGAAGCCACTTCCGTATTATTGCTGGCCGCAATGATCGGAGCTGTGGCTCTCGTGCGCAAAGAAGGCGGCGAAGGAGGCAAGAATGCAAGTTGA
- the lpxK gene encoding tetraacyldisaccharide 4'-kinase has protein sequence MLTLAEKIYGSLSGSYHRKWDKRGGWKAPVPVISVGNITVGGNGKTPFTIELVRLLSDRFESLRGENGIAILSRGYGRRAKDLCVVQTDADFKESGDEPLLIKRNSPSALVIAYANRVESARFAVEHFGAKLIILDDGFQHRPLARDLDIVLLDSERPLGNGHLLPAGRLRERPAALNRTDLIVSVGQEGAAEAIALKIGKPLMHATTNTSVPEGLASRMGPVYLLTAIARSSRVRQTAEDMKLNVVGHARFRDHHAFSGKELDTADQTARKLGASAILTTSKDMIRIPSWHGNLPLFEIPFRISLAESDQLLSRVEGLL, from the coding sequence ATGCTGACACTTGCCGAGAAGATCTACGGCTCGCTGTCGGGCTCCTATCATCGCAAGTGGGACAAACGGGGTGGATGGAAAGCGCCTGTTCCTGTCATATCTGTAGGCAACATTACTGTTGGGGGTAACGGCAAGACTCCGTTCACAATCGAGCTTGTGCGCTTGCTGTCCGATCGTTTTGAGAGTTTGCGCGGAGAGAACGGCATCGCGATCTTGAGCCGGGGGTATGGAAGGAGAGCAAAAGATCTGTGCGTAGTACAAACAGATGCAGATTTCAAGGAGAGCGGCGATGAGCCGCTCTTAATCAAACGGAATTCTCCTTCGGCCTTAGTGATCGCATATGCCAACCGAGTCGAGTCGGCACGCTTTGCGGTGGAACATTTCGGAGCGAAACTTATCATCTTGGATGACGGGTTTCAGCACCGCCCACTGGCGCGCGACCTCGATATTGTCTTACTCGATTCTGAGCGTCCGCTTGGAAACGGCCACCTGTTGCCGGCTGGTAGGTTACGCGAGCGTCCCGCCGCCTTGAATCGGACAGACTTGATTGTCTCAGTGGGGCAGGAGGGAGCGGCGGAAGCGATTGCCCTGAAGATTGGTAAGCCGCTTATGCATGCAACTACTAACACGTCTGTGCCGGAGGGATTGGCTTCCCGCATGGGACCAGTCTACTTGCTTACAGCGATCGCCCGTTCTTCGCGCGTCCGCCAAACGGCTGAAGACATGAAGCTGAATGTCGTCGGCCATGCTCGTTTTCGCGACCACCACGCTTTTTCGGGCAAAGAACTTGATACGGCAGACCAAACGGCGCGAAAATTAGGCGCATCCGCTATTTTGACTACATCTAAAGACATGATTCGTATCCCCTCATGGCATGGTAATTTACCTCTCTTTGAAATTCCCTTCAGAATTTCACTTGCTGAGTCTGATCAATTACTGAGTCGGGTGGAGGGGTTGTTATGA
- the nrdR gene encoding transcriptional repressor NrdR codes for MRCPFCSTDDDRVIDSRPAKEGRAIRRRRECLKCGHRFTTYESIEVRTIQVIKSDGAREPFDREKVYRGLSIACIKRPVTAEMIENMTDSIEAHVFALAEREVTAAQIGQWILEELSKADEVAYVRFASVYKRYASVDEFLDELKGIRSTHA; via the coding sequence TTGCGCTGCCCATTTTGCAGCACCGATGATGACCGCGTCATTGACTCTCGTCCGGCGAAGGAAGGCCGTGCGATTCGCCGTCGCCGTGAATGTCTGAAATGCGGTCACCGCTTCACGACTTATGAGTCAATTGAAGTACGGACGATACAAGTTATCAAATCCGACGGAGCCCGCGAGCCTTTCGACCGCGAAAAGGTGTATCGCGGGCTTTCGATTGCATGTATCAAACGGCCCGTTACCGCCGAAATGATTGAGAATATGACGGATTCTATCGAGGCTCACGTCTTCGCACTTGCCGAACGTGAAGTTACAGCGGCGCAGATCGGCCAGTGGATTCTGGAAGAACTCTCCAAGGCCGATGAAGTTGCTTACGTTCGCTTCGCATCGGTCTACAAACGGTATGCGTCCGTTGATGAATTCCTTGATGAACTCAAAGGAATTCGGAGCACGCACGCGTGA
- a CDS encoding serine hydroxymethyltransferase produces the protein MSAHLKNLLAASDPDVSAIIERERLRQNEGLELIASENFVSPAVLEAMGNVMTNKYAEGLPGKRYYGGCKVVDEVETLAIERAKELFGAKWANVQPHSGAQANMAVYFTLLKPGDKILGMDLAHGGHLTHGSPVNFSGRMFEVVSYGVTRDTNFIDMDDVAAKAREHKPKLIMTGSSAYPRKWELAKFREIADEIGAYLICDMSHFSGLVAGKVHPDVLPYAHAVTSTTHKTLRGPRGGIILSCEEGGELLLSGMPKPKTYWEAFDSWVFPGVQGGPLEHVIAAKAVAFGEALKPEFRDYAKKVVENAKTLAGEFMSLGYKVVSGGTDTHLVLIDLSPMGKTGKAAEKALERADITVNKNMVPYDPQKPLITSGVRIGSPAVTSRGMGIVEMKKIVSLIDQVIQNLDSDEVIANVKSQVHELTRGFPLYQHAFRYTL, from the coding sequence ATGAGCGCACATCTTAAGAATCTCTTAGCCGCTTCCGATCCAGACGTTTCCGCGATCATCGAGCGTGAACGTCTGCGGCAGAACGAAGGTCTGGAACTGATCGCATCCGAAAACTTTGTCTCGCCCGCTGTCCTCGAAGCGATGGGCAACGTGATGACAAACAAATATGCTGAAGGACTTCCCGGAAAACGTTACTACGGTGGCTGCAAAGTCGTCGACGAAGTCGAAACTCTTGCCATCGAGCGCGCGAAAGAACTTTTTGGCGCAAAGTGGGCCAACGTGCAGCCGCACTCCGGTGCGCAAGCCAACATGGCAGTTTACTTCACACTGCTGAAACCCGGCGACAAGATTCTTGGAATGGACCTCGCCCATGGCGGCCATCTGACACACGGTTCACCCGTGAATTTCTCGGGCCGCATGTTTGAAGTCGTCAGCTACGGCGTCACCCGCGACACGAACTTCATCGATATGGATGACGTTGCCGCCAAGGCGCGCGAGCACAAACCCAAGTTGATCATGACCGGTTCGTCGGCCTATCCGCGCAAATGGGAGCTTGCCAAGTTCCGCGAAATCGCTGACGAAATCGGCGCGTATCTGATTTGTGATATGTCGCACTTCTCTGGACTCGTCGCCGGAAAAGTCCACCCGGATGTTTTACCCTATGCTCATGCAGTCACCTCAACCACGCACAAAACTCTCCGCGGACCTCGCGGCGGAATCATTTTGTCTTGTGAAGAAGGCGGTGAGTTGCTGCTCTCCGGCATGCCCAAACCCAAAACCTATTGGGAAGCCTTCGATTCGTGGGTGTTCCCCGGTGTGCAGGGCGGACCGTTGGAGCACGTCATTGCAGCCAAAGCCGTCGCGTTCGGCGAAGCTCTGAAACCCGAGTTCCGCGACTATGCAAAGAAAGTCGTCGAGAATGCGAAAACTCTCGCAGGAGAGTTTATGTCGCTCGGCTACAAAGTCGTTTCCGGCGGCACGGACACGCATCTCGTGCTGATCGACTTGTCGCCCATGGGCAAGACCGGCAAGGCCGCTGAGAAAGCACTCGAACGCGCTGACATTACGGTCAACAAGAATATGGTTCCTTATGATCCGCAAAAGCCGCTCATCACCTCTGGCGTGCGCATCGGGTCGCCCGCCGTCACGTCGCGGGGAATGGGTATCGTTGAGATGAAAAAGATCGTATCTTTGATCGATCAGGTCATCCAAAATCTCGACAGCGACGAAGTTATTGCGAATGTCAAGTCGCAAGTCCACGAGCTGACGCGCGGATTCCCGCTCTATCAGCACGCGTTCCGTTACACACTTTAG
- a CDS encoding lipid-A-disaccharide synthase N-terminal domain-containing protein — translation MTLPIVGQVNVDGWTALGLIGQVLFFMRFIIQWIATEKARRTVIPKSFWFFSIAGAMVLLFYSFIRKDPVFIAGYLLAMVIYFRNLRFALRPESVNLPD, via the coding sequence ATGACGCTTCCGATAGTCGGACAGGTCAACGTCGACGGCTGGACGGCTCTCGGCCTGATCGGACAGGTCTTGTTCTTCATGCGTTTTATCATTCAGTGGATTGCCACTGAAAAGGCGCGCCGCACAGTGATCCCAAAATCGTTCTGGTTTTTCTCTATTGCCGGAGCGATGGTATTGCTGTTTTACTCCTTTATCCGAAAAGACCCCGTTTTCATCGCCGGCTATTTGCTCGCGATGGTCATCTACTTTCGAAACCTCCGTTTCGCGCTTCGTCCGGAATCTGTGAACTTGCCGGACTAA
- the rho gene encoding transcription termination factor Rho: MDISTLQAMTVPDLISLGKQLEVQETSGLPKHELIFKILARQSSRDEVLTASGVLEILPDGYGFLRSAHASYLPSPDDVYVSPSQIKRFGLRTGHLISGQVRPPKEGERFFALLKVHNVNGANPDVAKEIVHFDDLTPIYPNSKFRMEMDSKDLTLRVIDIFSPVGMGQRGLVVAPPRTGKTIILQKIANAITTNHPDIELLVLLIDERPEEVTDMERSVRGEVVSSTFDEKAERHVQVANMVLERAKRMVEMGKNVVILLDSITRLARAHNAVMPHSGRVLSGGIDASALYEPKRFFGAARNIEEGGSLTILATALIETGSRADEVIFEEFKGTGNLELVLDRRLAEFRIFPAIDVLRSGTRREEQLLSPMVLQKMYALRSVLDHNNSVESMKFILDKMRDTRSNAEFFELMTKS, encoded by the coding sequence ATGGATATTTCAACACTTCAAGCCATGACGGTACCGGACTTGATTTCCTTGGGCAAACAGCTCGAGGTGCAAGAAACGTCCGGATTGCCCAAGCACGAACTGATCTTCAAGATACTTGCGCGGCAATCTTCTCGTGATGAAGTCTTGACCGCCAGTGGCGTTCTTGAAATTTTGCCCGACGGCTACGGTTTTCTGCGCAGTGCGCACGCGTCGTACTTACCCAGCCCCGACGACGTCTATGTCTCACCGTCGCAAATCAAACGGTTCGGTCTAAGAACCGGACACCTGATCTCCGGCCAAGTTCGCCCACCCAAAGAAGGGGAGCGCTTCTTCGCGCTCTTGAAAGTCCACAACGTCAACGGTGCAAATCCAGACGTTGCCAAAGAAATTGTCCATTTTGATGACTTGACTCCGATCTATCCGAATTCAAAATTCCGGATGGAGATGGATTCCAAAGATCTCACTTTGCGTGTCATTGACATCTTTTCGCCCGTGGGAATGGGGCAGCGCGGCCTCGTTGTCGCGCCGCCGCGCACAGGCAAAACGATCATACTCCAAAAGATCGCAAATGCCATTACGACTAACCATCCTGACATCGAGCTGCTCGTGCTTTTGATTGACGAGCGTCCGGAAGAAGTCACTGACATGGAAAGATCTGTGAGAGGAGAAGTCGTCTCATCGACCTTTGATGAAAAGGCGGAACGGCATGTTCAAGTGGCCAATATGGTTCTCGAACGTGCCAAGCGAATGGTCGAAATGGGTAAAAACGTGGTGATTCTGCTCGATTCGATTACGCGTCTGGCACGCGCGCACAACGCCGTCATGCCGCACTCCGGCCGAGTACTGTCCGGAGGTATCGATGCGAGTGCGCTCTACGAGCCGAAACGATTTTTCGGTGCCGCGCGTAATATCGAAGAGGGGGGAAGTCTCACGATTTTGGCCACGGCCCTGATCGAGACTGGATCTCGTGCCGACGAAGTCATCTTCGAAGAATTCAAGGGTACGGGAAACCTCGAACTTGTACTTGACCGCCGTTTGGCTGAATTCCGTATTTTCCCGGCGATCGACGTTTTGCGCTCGGGAACGCGCCGCGAGGAACAACTGCTTTCGCCCATGGTCCTGCAAAAAATGTATGCCTTGCGAAGCGTGCTGGACCACAACAATTCGGTCGAGTCGATGAAGTTCATTCTCGACAAGATGCGTGACACGCGTTCAAATGCTGAGTTCTTCGAACTCATGACCAAGTCCTAA
- the murI gene encoding glutamate racemase, translating to MSDRPIAVFDSGLGGLTVVSALYKLMPHEHFVFFADRARVPYASLSPALITRYACESAAFLKEHDPKAAVIACNTVSSVALSEVEKIFAVPVINVLHPTAGVAARVTKSRKVGVLATSATVKRNTYSLVLNELLPGVEVTSQGCPLLVPLVEEGWREGDIPRSIVEHYLDKLIEANVDTVVLGCTHYEYFREHIQQAMGPDVTLIDTPAATAAALDHWLSANHELKTSGEGSVRVFSSDVTDALYRVVESLFPSNAKISIDSVSLEHLSKTVFLPT from the coding sequence ATGAGCGACCGTCCCATTGCCGTTTTTGATTCGGGACTTGGCGGACTAACCGTAGTCTCAGCGCTTTACAAGCTGATGCCGCACGAGCATTTCGTGTTCTTTGCCGATCGCGCGCGCGTGCCGTATGCCTCGCTTAGCCCCGCGTTGATTACCCGCTACGCTTGCGAGTCCGCCGCTTTTCTTAAGGAACACGATCCCAAGGCCGCCGTTATCGCATGCAACACGGTCTCGTCTGTTGCTCTGAGTGAAGTCGAAAAAATCTTCGCTGTACCGGTCATAAATGTCCTGCATCCGACGGCGGGCGTCGCCGCGCGGGTCACAAAAAGCCGCAAAGTTGGAGTTCTGGCAACTTCGGCAACCGTTAAGCGGAATACGTATTCGCTCGTCCTGAACGAGTTGCTCCCGGGAGTCGAAGTAACGTCTCAAGGCTGCCCTTTGTTGGTACCTTTGGTTGAAGAAGGCTGGCGCGAAGGCGATATCCCACGTTCCATCGTCGAACACTATTTGGACAAGCTGATCGAAGCCAACGTCGATACGGTCGTGCTCGGATGTACGCACTACGAGTACTTTCGCGAACATATCCAGCAAGCTATGGGGCCGGACGTCACTTTGATCGATACACCCGCAGCGACTGCGGCGGCGCTTGACCATTGGCTTTCCGCAAACCATGAACTGAAGACCAGCGGTGAAGGCAGCGTCAGAGTTTTCAGCAGCGACGTCACCGACGCGCTTTATCGGGTCGTTGAGTCGCTCTTCCCCAGCAATGCAAAAATCAGCATAGACTCGGTTTCTTTGGAACACTTGAGCAAAACCGTTTTCCTTCCGACCTAA
- a CDS encoding N-acetylmuramoyl-L-alanine amidase, which translates to MTSTRKSGKSCARAAALVALCFLLATQGFAAQTILLTDLAGTPVARLPFMNRGEIRIIPLSMLGKYAGFEFTNEKQRQKVVSPGCITYLEPKNSFGEVNGSFVQLPVPVETWDGSLWLPYDHLDDLFPTTVELSETGDVIRLLGIADSTDGVVKPLEQPKPDTTGWKLGKVIIDPGHGGKDPGCRGLIDMDEKDIALDIARRLESALTANGIPSVMTRRDDKFLTLSGRTRMANAEAGDLFISLHCNSYEDPTIGGAECYILKPARSERAIGVAAAENRVVDLERDSEQYEALTEENYILLSMATSQYLHDSEQWAEIVLNELKNSAQMNTRGIDQAGFYVLMGASMPAILLECGYVTNPDDVRILGSERGRQRVADAVAMSITQMKTEMESAAR; encoded by the coding sequence ATGACTTCAACACGCAAATCCGGCAAATCATGCGCGAGAGCAGCGGCTCTCGTCGCGTTGTGTTTCCTTTTGGCGACACAAGGATTCGCCGCGCAGACTATTCTCCTGACTGATTTAGCCGGAACTCCCGTCGCGCGTTTGCCGTTTATGAACAGAGGCGAAATTCGCATAATTCCGCTCTCAATGCTTGGCAAGTATGCTGGGTTCGAATTCACAAACGAAAAACAGCGTCAAAAAGTCGTTTCACCGGGTTGCATTACATATCTCGAACCAAAGAATAGTTTCGGCGAGGTCAACGGATCTTTTGTCCAGCTTCCTGTTCCTGTCGAAACATGGGATGGTTCACTTTGGTTGCCCTATGACCACCTCGATGATCTTTTTCCCACGACGGTTGAACTGAGCGAAACGGGCGACGTGATTCGTCTCTTGGGAATTGCGGACTCTACGGACGGAGTTGTCAAACCGCTCGAGCAACCCAAACCTGATACCACCGGATGGAAACTCGGCAAAGTAATTATCGATCCCGGTCACGGAGGTAAGGACCCCGGTTGCCGCGGATTGATTGACATGGACGAGAAAGACATCGCTCTGGACATCGCCCGCCGGCTTGAGTCGGCCTTGACCGCCAATGGCATCCCGTCCGTGATGACTCGCAGAGACGACAAGTTCTTGACCTTGTCCGGCCGCACGAGAATGGCCAATGCCGAAGCCGGTGATCTCTTCATTTCTTTGCATTGCAACAGCTACGAAGACCCGACTATCGGCGGTGCAGAGTGCTATATCTTGAAACCCGCGCGTTCCGAGCGCGCCATTGGCGTCGCCGCGGCGGAAAACCGCGTTGTTGATCTTGAACGAGACTCCGAGCAATACGAAGCCCTGACAGAAGAAAACTACATTCTGTTGTCCATGGCCACGAGTCAATACTTGCATGACAGCGAGCAATGGGCGGAGATTGTGTTGAACGAACTCAAGAACTCCGCTCAAATGAACACTCGCGGAATTGATCAAGCAGGCTTTTATGTGCTGATGGGTGCGTCCATGCCGGCGATTCTCTTAGAGTGCGGCTATGTCACCAATCCTGACGATGTTCGAATCTTGGGCTCCGAACGCGGGCGCCAAAGAGTTGCCGATGCCGTGGCCATGTCGATTACGCAGATGAAAACGGAAATGGAATCGGCCGCCAGATGA
- a CDS encoding glycosyltransferase family 2 protein, with translation MKVGVIILNWNGLADTRECLQSLLPAPSWAQVMVVDNGSSDDSVAQLRAEFGSQITLIETGANLLFAGGNNVGVQAALDSGCDAVLLLNNDTFVEVSTLQMLYEAANRHPESLLCPKILYASDAKRLWYAGGLWKGGRIAHRGIRELDYGQYNREEQTAWGTGCALWIPRGAIDQVGMLDDEFKLYYEDVEFCIRCKANGIETTYVPSSRVWHKVSSSLGGHGTFKKQRRKLNSLGLMLEKIEASPVVIFGAYLNMLFLDPLRALFAKLFSLISR, from the coding sequence GTGAAAGTCGGCGTCATCATTCTCAACTGGAACGGTTTGGCCGATACGCGCGAGTGCTTGCAGTCGCTTCTTCCTGCGCCGTCGTGGGCGCAAGTCATGGTCGTCGACAACGGATCGTCGGACGACAGCGTCGCACAACTCCGGGCCGAATTCGGATCGCAAATCACGCTGATCGAAACCGGCGCCAATCTGCTTTTTGCCGGAGGAAACAACGTAGGCGTGCAAGCGGCGTTGGATTCCGGATGCGATGCCGTGCTGCTTCTGAACAATGACACGTTCGTCGAAGTGTCGACACTGCAAATGCTCTATGAAGCAGCGAACCGGCATCCCGAGTCGTTGCTGTGCCCGAAGATTCTTTACGCGTCCGACGCCAAGCGGCTCTGGTATGCCGGAGGACTCTGGAAGGGCGGCCGCATCGCCCATCGCGGTATCCGCGAACTCGATTACGGCCAATACAACCGCGAAGAACAAACGGCATGGGGAACCGGCTGCGCGTTGTGGATTCCCCGAGGCGCAATCGACCAAGTCGGAATGCTGGATGACGAATTCAAGCTCTACTACGAAGACGTTGAATTTTGCATTCGCTGCAAGGCTAACGGTATCGAAACCACGTACGTTCCGTCTTCAAGAGTCTGGCACAAAGTTTCTTCTTCTCTCGGCGGGCACGGTACATTCAAGAAACAACGCCGCAAACTGAACAGTCTCGGCTTAATGCTTGAAAAAATCGAGGCGTCTCCCGTCGTCATCTTCGGTGCGTATTTGAATATGCTTTTTCTCGACCCGCTGCGCGCACTCTTCGCAAAACTGTTTAGTCTCATTTCCCGATGA
- a CDS encoding DUF4835 family protein, with translation MKHTFFIWTAALLLLGATIRPVHGQLLYPEVTVDLQRLPEEAQAKLQGLDSILTRYIEEARQPWNRDAGQYDLPVQISIYFTEYTPNPQEDKFKANLIVTNKRDARYDDKRLEFGMRTPYQPGQQNYDPFFSIIEFYLWIVIANEEDKYEKFGGNPYFDRAKQVQLSSTSSIYFYGWDKRKDLLNELTSDNNKLYREFEFFYHTGIYFDEERQYEDSKAYLHYALLKLELLPIDKRNELLDTEHQTLAMALKNCGYDRGIEALRRMDPSHKADYDEIFNEQKTP, from the coding sequence ATGAAGCACACTTTTTTCATATGGACCGCCGCATTGTTGCTGCTTGGCGCGACGATTCGTCCGGTGCACGGGCAATTGCTGTATCCCGAAGTTACCGTGGACCTGCAGCGGCTTCCGGAAGAAGCACAGGCAAAACTTCAGGGTTTGGACTCGATCTTAACAAGGTATATCGAGGAAGCGCGGCAACCTTGGAATCGTGACGCCGGCCAGTACGACCTGCCGGTTCAGATCAGCATCTATTTTACGGAATATACTCCAAATCCGCAGGAAGACAAATTCAAGGCGAACTTGATTGTCACAAACAAGCGGGACGCTCGCTACGACGACAAGCGGCTTGAGTTTGGTATGCGCACGCCGTATCAACCCGGACAACAGAACTACGATCCCTTTTTCAGTATCATCGAGTTCTATTTGTGGATAGTGATTGCGAACGAAGAGGATAAGTATGAGAAGTTTGGCGGGAATCCTTACTTCGACAGAGCGAAGCAAGTGCAATTGTCGAGCACGTCGTCGATCTACTTTTATGGCTGGGACAAGCGCAAGGACTTACTTAACGAACTAACCAGCGACAACAACAAGTTGTACCGGGAATTTGAGTTCTTCTATCACACGGGGATCTACTTTGACGAAGAACGTCAGTATGAGGATTCGAAGGCCTATCTGCACTATGCGCTGCTGAAGCTGGAATTGCTGCCAATCGACAAACGCAACGAACTTTTGGACACGGAACACCAGACGCTGGCGATGGCCTTGAAGAACTGCGGCTATGACCGCGGCATCGAAGCCCTGCGGCGGATGGACCCGTCTCACAAGGCTGACTACGACGAGATATTCAACGAACAGAAAACGCCTTAG
- the lexA gene encoding transcriptional repressor LexA, translated as MGMQLTEKQQRALEFIQSEIVDRGRPPTLREIGGEIGVSSTNGVRYVLDALVRKGYLERSPMLSRGIELTDRSIKPSLKSGVRDVPILGRIAAGIPITATENHEGRVTVDRSIAPTDDTFALRVRGESMIEAGIHEGDVIFARPQRTADSGDIVVAMIGEEATVKYYKPVGSRILLEPANSRFKPIIVETGTPGFQILGKVVGLMRKF; from the coding sequence ATGGGAATGCAACTTACAGAAAAACAGCAGCGCGCACTGGAGTTTATCCAGTCGGAAATTGTCGACCGTGGACGCCCGCCCACGCTCAGAGAAATCGGCGGCGAAATCGGAGTCTCGTCCACAAACGGAGTCCGCTATGTGCTGGATGCACTGGTTCGCAAGGGCTACCTCGAACGTAGTCCAATGCTCTCCCGCGGAATCGAGCTGACGGACCGCTCCATTAAGCCCAGCCTTAAGTCAGGGGTCCGAGATGTCCCGATCTTAGGCCGAATTGCTGCTGGTATTCCCATCACGGCAACGGAAAACCACGAAGGCCGGGTTACGGTCGACCGTTCCATTGCCCCTACAGATGACACGTTTGCCCTCCGAGTTCGTGGTGAATCCATGATTGAAGCGGGTATTCACGAAGGTGACGTTATCTTCGCCCGTCCGCAGCGTACTGCTGATTCCGGCGATATTGTCGTGGCCATGATCGGCGAAGAAGCCACCGTGAAGTACTACAAACCGGTCGGAAGCCGAATTCTGCTCGAACCTGCCAATAGCCGCTTCAAACCAATTATCGTTGAGACCGGGACTCCCGGCTTCCAAATACTTGGGAAAGTGGTCGGCCTTATGAGGAAATTCTGA
- a CDS encoding D-tyrosyl-tRNA(Tyr) deacylase: protein MKIVLQRVTEARVEIDGEVVGRINHGLLILLGIAQNDTPSEIEWGVAKVRDLRIFSDSEGKFNLSLDEVSGDALVVSQFTLLGDAQKGRRPSFVSAAPPEVAIPLYELFVRKLREKGTEVQTGLFGAKMAVHLVNDGPVTIILEKSAK, encoded by the coding sequence GTGAAGATCGTTTTGCAGCGCGTTACCGAAGCAAGAGTCGAAATCGATGGTGAGGTCGTAGGCAGGATTAATCATGGCCTGCTGATCCTTTTGGGTATCGCTCAAAACGACACTCCGTCCGAGATTGAATGGGGAGTGGCCAAAGTGCGCGATCTGCGCATCTTCTCGGACAGCGAGGGCAAATTCAATTTAAGTCTCGATGAGGTTAGCGGCGACGCTTTGGTCGTCAGTCAGTTTACTCTTCTAGGTGATGCCCAAAAGGGGAGGAGACCGAGTTTCGTTTCAGCCGCTCCCCCGGAAGTTGCCATCCCGCTTTACGAGTTGTTTGTGAGAAAGCTAAGGGAAAAAGGAACTGAAGTCCAAACTGGCCTGTTCGGAGCCAAAATGGCTGTCCACTTGGTCAATGACGGGCCGGTAACGATCATTCTCGAAAAGTCCGCAAAGTGA